From Drosophila subpulchrella strain 33 F10 #4 breed RU33 unplaced genomic scaffold, RU_Dsub_v1.1 Primary Assembly Seq354, whole genome shotgun sequence, the proteins below share one genomic window:
- the LOC119560961 gene encoding alpha-2-macroglobulin receptor-associated protein has translation MVRSAPVVAVIALFLVIASLGVDADKKQSKKYSKEANDPHFQQVKQEKYDPDFRTIQRPFRMAKLNLVWAKAQNRLTEPKLKSLYMELKIHDKEEIAWKQLNSQHKDKDGLKDDELRRKLIGIMSSYDLLEHFDETQDAEKLKPYKKFHDADERYKNKSLFKDKKLVRLWEKAELSGFTAEELKSLKQEFDHHQDKVDVYYSLLENIGTVDTDKHENAINTEDLDNYNLISNDANENEIKTHAQNVKSFENDLNTLRGHHAGIKDHYDRLERLVSSGPHSQDFIEPKVQGLWRVAQSSNFTEKELESIKTELHHFESRLLKLRHLHAEHALHKEKYKGEKHKDKSNRFEDMEDQLKKQTRKVEKLQENIEKTIFKHTEL, from the exons ATGGTTAGGTCAGCACCGGTAGTTGCAGTCATTGCACTTTTCCTGGTGATCGCATCGCTGGGCGTGGATGCCGACAAGAAGCAGAGCAAGAAGTACAGCAAAGAGGCAAATGACCCGCATTTCCAGCAAGTAAAGCAGGAGAAGTATGACCCCGACTTTAGAACCATCCAGCGGCCATTTCGCATGGCCAAATTGAATCTTGTGTGGGCCAAGGCTCAGAAC CGCCTTACAGAACCCAAGCTCAAGTCGCTCTACATGGAGCTTAAGATCCACGATAAGGAGGAGATCGCCTGGAAGCAGCTCAACTCGCAGCACAAGGACAAGGATGGCCTGAAGGACGACGAGCTGCGCCGCAAGCTCATTGGCATCATGAGCAGCTACGATCTGCTGGAGCACTTTGACGAAACCCAGGACGCGGAGAAGCTTAAGCCCTACAAG AAATTCCACGACGCTGATGAGCGTTATAAAAACAAGAGCCTCTTCAAGGACAAAAAACTCGTCCGGCTGTGGGAAAAGGCAGAGCTTTCCGGATTCACTGCAGAGGAATTAAAATCCCTGAAGCAGGAGTTTGATCATCACCAGGATAAAGTTGATGTGTACTACAGCTTGCTGGAAAATATCGGCACCGTGGATACCgacaagcatgaaa ACGCCATTAACACCGAAGATCTGGACAACTACAATCTGATTTCAAATGATGCCAACGAAAATGAGATCAAAACCCACGCACAAAATGTTAAGAGTTTCGAAAACGACCTTAACACCCTTCGTGGTCATCATGCCGGCATCAAGGATCATTACGATAGACTGGAACGCCTAGTGTCCTCCGGTCCACACAGTCAGGACTTTATCGAGCCTAAAGTTCAGGGTCTGTGGCGCGTGGCTCAGTCAAGCAATTTCACTGAAAAGGAACTGGAGTCCATAAAGACTGAATTGCACCATTTCGAAAGCCGACTACTAAAGCTTCGTCATCTGCATGCTGAGCATGCTTTGCATAAGGAGAAGTACAAG GGCGAGAAACACAAGGATAAGAGCAACCGCTTTGAGGACATGGAGGATCAGCTGAAAAAGCAAACTCGCAAGGTGGAGAAACTGCAGGAGAACATTGAAAAAACCATCTTCAAGCACACAGAACTTTAA
- the LOC119559837 gene encoding serine-rich adhesin for platelets, whose amino-acid sequence MGMVEATTSELRLEAPNSYTYLLATVSLTLTFIVMLGACLCCKKRIPKNDMMGPEGMVKLKNPDEVIVVTNLVGNSESQAELNASTVSTADSEKRSSTAAHRSLPDIPVAESNDNGSELYETVADKQLVDARNARSQSPQPSMKKQTSVSQHSSISQADDVSSPYSRVKGLPHDYAKVRGTEHPYAQLNAPSTSHAANHGSAAAAAAAAVVAGSSSDGIDPMHRSSQHSEGSREHNDSAPAQAEIPAASAIAGMISASQDLPYMTPPIANQHFSGDSQDSSKGYTSISVREPLANILAQQPPGKPSNRNPTLSRDVNDSHYATVSDDSDETYAAIEDPNNRHQANAADIYTSGSETYAQIQPMQANPIVVAVEINNSSSISTASASATMVGGGASTGIHRPTSSSGADHGMPVPPPVDSLRAQMHSRQASSSSNNSTSVCNLGSPKPEKRQANSPLPPTPKASVGQSHHLHAGSISNLTSGRNSVISVIEASAEGHEVESGEASPQRKHSKSLSPSKEGEGNKNIEGMYAKVMKKHKFSRNSPSSQNSSPILARKQQQDALGVSPLDSAAALLVDAQKGRVRSNSYSAKDHGYETIPADGQVMHENRKSDCYAANMLQKERQQEGGAIAQPVTIATAIAISASTKHYETILNQPQPPPPTPPSNSNNDPGYEQLQLHPVPAGEDEAKKSDYDPNYEVLKSRAHSDDGYAKVLEKKRPPVTADASGYSTIPGADANHNYASILETKAAAETDHYARIAENAVAGTPGSGSSRLTLTSPSSTSNSVSLNSSTVATSTPQSSQYESLTGTGSETDPNYESVCYLTTAANTATTTTTTTTNTSSGMEPGYELLQADQESDTQASSPLSGAASTPSEQLLVDDYFHV is encoded by the exons ATGGGCATGGTGGAGGCGACGACGTCGGAGCTGCGCCTGGAGGCCCCCAATTCGTACACGTACCTCCTGGCGACCGTCAGCCTGACGCTCACTTTCATCGTGATGCTGGGCGCTTGTCTCTGCTGCAAGAAGCGCATCCCCAA AAATGACATGATGGGCCCAGAAGGCATGGTCAAGCTGAAGAACCCCGACGAGGTCATTGTGGTCACCAATCTGGTGGGCAACAGCGAGTCCCAGGCGGAGCTGAATGCCTCCACAGTATCCACTGCAGACTCCGAAAAGCG GTCAAGCACTGCAGCGCATCGCAGTTTGCCGGACATTCCCGTGGCCGAGAGCAATGATAATGGCTCCGAACTATACGAAACCGTGGCGGACAAGCAGCTGGTCGATGCCCGCAATGCCCGCAGCCAAAGTC CCCAGCCAAGCATGAAAAAACAGACCAGCGTGTCGCAGCACAGCTCCATCAGCCAGGCGGATGATGTCAGTTCACCGTACTCACGTGTTAAGGGTCTGCCGCACGACTATGCCAAGGTGCGGGGCACCGAGCATCCCTATGCCCAGCTGAATGCCCCATCTACGTCGCATGCGGCCAACCATGGATCTGCAGCAGCTGCTGCGGCGGCTGCAGTGGTGGCAGGGTCCTCCAGCGATGGCATCGATCCCATGCACCGCAGCTCCCAGCATAGCGAGGGCTCAAGGGAGCACAATGACTCGGCGCCAGCACAGGCTGAGATTCCCGCAGCCTCTGCGATCGCAGGCATGATTTCGGCCAGTCAAGATCTGCCCTACATGACGCCGCCCATCGCCAACCAGCATTTTAGCGGCGACTCGCAGGATTCATCGA AGGGATACACAAGCATTAGTGTGAGGGAACCGCTGGCCAACATTCTGGCGCAACAACCACCGGGGAAACCGTCGAATAGGAACCCAACTTTATCGCGGGATGTGAACGACTCCCACTACGCCACAGTATCAGACGATTCTG ATGAAACGTATGCGGCAATTGAGGATCCCAATAATCGCCACCAGGCCAATGCCGCTGATATTTACACAAGCGGTTCCGAGACATACGCACAAATCCAGCCAATGCAGGCCAATCCCATAGTGGTGGCCGTCGAAATCAATAACAGCAGCAGTATTTCGACTGCTAGTGCGTCCGCCACCATGGTCGGAGGCGGTGCCAGCACCGGAATACATAGAcccaccagcagcagcggTGCCGATCATGGCATGCCTGTTCCACCGCCGGTAGACAGCTTGCGAGCTCAGATGCACTCGCGACAGGCTTCATCCTCGTCGAACAACAGCACATCTGTGTGCAATCTGGGCTCACCCAAGCCGGAGAAGCGCCAGGCGAACTCGCCTCTGCCACCGACGCCCAAGGCAAGTGTGGGGCAGTCGCACCATCTGCACGCCGGCAGCATCAGTAACCTAACTTCTGGCCGGAACTCTGTAATATCAGTGATCGAAGCGAGTGCCGAAGGTCACGAGGTGGAGTCTGGAGAAGCGTCGCCGCAGCGCAAGCACAGCAAGAGTCTCAGTCCATCCAAGGAAGGCGAGGGCAACAAGAACATTGAGGGCATGTACGCCAAG GTCATGAAAAAGCACAAATTTTCGCGCAACTCTCCATCCTCCCAAAACAGCTCGCCCATCCTGGCCagaaagcagcagcaggatGCCTTGGGTGTCAGTCCGCTGGACAGTGCTGCAGCCTTATTGGTTGATGCCCAGAAGGGTCGTGTGCGGAGCAATAGCTATTCGGCCAAGGATCACGGCTACGAAACGATTCCAGCGGATGGTCAGGTGATGCACGAGAACCGAAAGTCGGATTGCTATGCAGCTAACATGTTGCAAAAGGAACGACAACAGGAAGGAGGAG CGATTGCCCAGCCAGTTACGATAGCAACAGCAATTGCGATCAGCGCCAGCACAAAGCACTACGAAACTATCCTAAACCAGCCACAGCCGCCGCCACCGACGCCGCCGTCCAACAGCAACAATGATCCAGGTTACgagcaactgcaactgcaccCAGTCCCAGCCGGCGAGGATGAGGCCAAAAAGTCAGACTACGATCCCAACTACGAGGTGCTCAAGAGTCGTGCCCACTCGGACGACGGCTATGCCAAGGTGCTAGAAAAGAAGCGCCCGCCTGTCACCGCTGACGCCTCCGGCTACAGCACTATTCCAGGGGCGGATGCCAACCATAACTATGCCAGCATTCTGGAGACGAAGGCCGCTGCGGAGACGGACCACTACGCCCGGATAGCGGAAAACGCGGTGGCGGGAACTCCGGGCAGCGGCAGTAGTCGCCTGACCCTCACATCACCCAGCTCCACGTCTAATTCCGTGTCGCTGAACTCTTCAACGGTGGCCACCAGCACACCGCAGTCCTCGCAATACGAATCGCTGACGGGAACGGGCAGTGAAACGGATCCCAACTACGAGTCGGTGTGTTACCTGACCACGGCGGCTAATACAGCGACCACCAccacgacgacgacgaccaACACAAGCAGTGGGATGGAGCCGGGCTACGAGCTGCTGCAGGCAGATCAGGAGTCGGACACGCAGGCGAGCAGTCCGCTGAGTGGGGCAGCCTCCACGCCGAGCGAGCAGTTGCTGGTGGACGACTACTTCCACGTGTAG
- the LOC119559839 gene encoding BTB/POZ domain-containing protein KCTD3, with translation MSYFTHPASSDLVNLNVGGQRFSTSRQTLTWIPDTFFTALLSGRISSLRDEHNAIFIDRDPTLFSIILNYLRTKDIDIKNCEIRALRHEAEYYGITPLTKRLALCEDLSHSSCGDVLFYGFLAAPPMPSNEAVPAAAAVVDEPVPSTSASAVSARPGSMVRVPEPSRSSHSRNSSWDLRLGRTGSSATGPNPPAPMLHSRNPSMDFMRHSRNSSADLNKVFRNEVGLVFSPTQNSHWVDPMRVQIIKAHQNWIAVAYAHFVTCYRVKDSNGWQQVFTSPHIDATIERIAINSKVNTSAAEPVPSKMVAISYGSQIRLWSIQEGGQKTDVGTFNLNVRVEYLFFIGSQLVALSSSGKIGVWHAMTQHWQIQDLVPVLSFDSAGSFLLLGCNNGSIYYIDMQKFPLRMKDNDLLVTELYKDVTLDPITAISVYLTPKTSSISGNWIEIAYGTKSGAVRIIVQHPETAGHGPHLFETFFVHQSPVTKVMLSEKYLVSVCSEYHHVRTWSLTRFRGMLSTQPGSTPEASFKIVSLEATDTSYSYAAGNDFGPYGDYDDMIFVQKVVPETDQLYVRLASNGDRVCVIRSVDSSTISAFCVHECEVSSRMGSRFILTGHCNGAIQMWDLTTALALLSKDEPQQKINGGPDTNELLRLLDQCEISNSSCTTPCMSPCLSVMGNGSGMASSIARMKASNIALLNREPAIAAQVQPPAHVQPPLPVAAVAPAEIPMADDNNE, from the exons ATGTCCTACTTCACGCACCCCGCCAGCAGCGACCTGGTCAACCTCAATGTGGGTGGTCAGCG CTTTTCCACGTCGCGGCAAACGCTTACGTGGATCCCGGACACCTTCTTCACGGCCCTGCTCAGCGGACGCATCTCGAGCCTGAGGGACGAGCACAATGCCATCTTCATTGACCGCGATCCGACGCTCTTTTCGATCATCCTCAACTACCTGAGGACCAAGGACATCGACATTAAGAACTGCGAGATCCGCGCCCTGCGGCACGAGGCGGAGTACTATGGGATCACACCGCTCACCAAGCGCCTGGCCCTCTGCGAGGACCTCAGCCACTCGTCCTGCGGCGATGTGCTCTTCTACGGCTTCCTGGCAGCGCCGCCTATGCCCTCCAACGAAGCCGTTCCAGCCGCCGCCGCCGTTGTGGACGAGCCAGTGCCCTCCACTTCGGCCAGCGCGGTGAGTGCTCGACCCGGGTCCATGGTGCGGGTCCCGGAGCCCTCGCGTTCCTCACACTCACGCAATTCTTCATGGGATCTGCGTCTGGGTCGCACCGGCAGCAGTGCCACCGGCCCCAATCCGCCAGCTCCGATGCTGCACTCCCGCAATCCCTCGATGGACTTTATGCGGCACTCGCGCAACTCTTCTGCGGATCTGAACAAGGTCTTCCGCAACGAAGTGGGCCTGGTGTTCAGCCCCACGCAGAACTCACACTGGGTGGACCCGATGCGGGTGCAAATCATCAAGGCGCACCAGAACTGGATAGCAGTGGCCTACGCTCACTTTGTGACCTGCTACCGCGTGAAGGACTCCAACGGTTGGCAACAGGTCTTCACATCGCCCCACATCGACGCCACCATAGAAAGGATCGCCATCAACTCGAAGGTGAACACTTCCGCGGCGGAGCCAGTGCCCAGCAAGATGGTAGCCATATCGTATGGTAGTCAAATCAGATTGTGGAGCATCCAGGAGGGCGGCCAGAAAACAGACGTGGGCACTTTTAATCTAAACGTGCGGGTGGAGTACCTGTTCTTTATCGGCAGCCAGCTGGTGGCGCTGTCCTCTTCCGGCAAGATCGGCGTGTGGCACGCCATGACCCAGCACTGGCAGATCCAGGACCTGGTGCCCGTGCTCTCCTTCGACTCGGCCGGCTCGTTCCTGCTGCTGGGCTGCAACAACGGGTCCATCTACTACATTGACATGCAGAAGTTCCCGCTCCGAATGAAAGACAACGATTTGCTGGTCACCGAGCTCTACAAAGATGTCACCTTGGACCCAATCACGGCCATCTCGGTGTACCTTACCCCGAAAACCTCGAGCATCAGTGGCAACTGGATCGAGATCGCCTATGGAACCAAGTCGGGGGCGGTGCGTATTATCGTCCAACATCCGGAGACAGCTGGCCATGGCCCACATCTGTTTGAGACTTTCTTCGTGCACCAGAGCCCCGTAACCAAGGTGATGCTGTCGGAGAAGTACCTTGTCTCCGTGTGCAGCGAGTACCACCACGTGCGAACCTGGAGTCTCACCCGCTTCCGGGGAATGCTCTCCACTCAGCCGGGCTCCACGCCGGAAGCCTCTTTCAAGATCGTCTCGCTGGAGGCCACCGACACCAGCTACAGCTATGCGGCTGGAAATGATTTTGGACCCTACGGCGACTACGACGACATGATATTCGTGCAGAAGGTGGTGCCCGAGACGGACCAACTGTACGTGCGCTTGGCTTCCAACGGGGATCGGGTGTGCGTCATCCGATCCGTGGACAGCTCCACAATTTCGGCATTCTGTGTGCACGAATGCGAGGTATCGTCGCGCATGGGATCCCGGTTCATACTCACCGGTCACTGCAACGGCGCCATCCAGATGTGGGACCTTACCACCGCCCTGGCGCTGCTCTCCAAGGATGAGCCGCAGCAGAAAATCAATGGCGGACCCGACACCAACGAGCTTCTCCGCCTACTTGACCAGTGTGAAATCAGCAATTCATCATGCACAACTCCTTGTATGTCACCGTGTCTATCAGTTATGGGCAACGGCTCTGGAATGGCCTCCTCCATAGCCCGCATGAAGGCCAGCAACATAGCCCTGCTCAATCGGGAACCGGCAATCGCTGCCCAGGTGCAGCCACCCGCCCATGTGCAACCTCCTCTTCCGGTGGCGGCAGTGGCGCCCGCTGAAATCCCGATGGCTGACGACAACAACGAATGA
- the LOC119559889 gene encoding L-asparaginase 1 has translation MPAAKCGCFKKEARVHVIYVGGTIGMIRNESGVLHTVPKVLAERLQEFPSCHDKNYASKSDDGGFLALPAVANAPYRVLYDMVEFCPLMDSSCMGTCDWQRMANEVGKTYKSYDGFVILHGTDTLAYSASALSFMLENLNKPVVLTGAQIPIFEARSDGRENFLGALLIAGNYNIPEVLVFFGNKILRGCRSTKLNSDSFHALDSPNLAPLGRAGVNIEINSRQIFRPCNVKPFNLHPELNKNVALLRIYPGISVDVVRAFLKDPIKGVVLQTYGAGNFPVNREDLLDELREAVHRCVIIVNITQCSAGMVSNSYETSQALVEVGVIPGYDMTQEAAFTKLAYVLSKPEWDVANKKKVMLLSLRGELTTNKVAKINDIDLIEGVARTLHMSTALERQQMCSTFYPALVAAAVTEGDVHKLGDLKQYGANLCDTNCDGRSAMHLACFLGKLNCVCFLISSGCPVNVHDRFNRTPLHEAIDTDNHDIIKALLKSGAKLNDQPLVQAELLRALTERGKIKRLESFRLAGANLTLADRTGRTALHYACQLGNHEVVEYLLPHYKNPYLKDELGMSPIDYAKAANHAHILTLLRFRETELAKEDPCSCSN, from the exons ATGCCAGCGGCAAAGTGCGGTTGCTTTAAAAAGGAGGCTCGCGTCCATGTCATCTACGTGGGCGGAACTATAGGAATGATCCGCAACGAGTCCGGCG TACTGCACACCGTGCCGAAGGTGTTGGCTGAGCGGCTCCAGGAGTTTCCCAGCTGCCACGACAAGAATTATGCCAGCAAGAGTGACGATGGGGGCTTCTTGGCTCTACCGGCAGTGGCCAATGCTCCGTATCGAGTCCTCTACGATATGGTCGAGTTCTGCCCTCTGATGGACTCCAGCTGCATGGGCACCTGCGACTGGCAGCGCATGGCTAACGAAGTGGGA AAAACCTACAAGTCGTATGACGGCTTTGTGATCCTCCACGGCACCGATACCTTGGCCTACTCCGCCTCGGCGCTATCCTTTATGCTGGAGAACCTTAACAAACCAGTAGTGCTCACTGGGGCTCAGATACCGATCTTTGAGGCCCGAAGCGATGGTCGGGAAAACTTCCTGGGCGCCCTTCTGATTGCCGGCAACTACAACATTCCCGAGGTGCTCGTTTTCTTTGGCAACAAGATCCTGCGAGGCTGTCGCTCCACGAAGCTCAACTCGGACTCGTTCCATGCTCTAGACTCGCCAAATCTAGCTCCTTTGGGTCGGGCTGGTGTGAATATTGAGATAAACAGCCGCCAAATCTTCCGGCCGTGCAATGTTAAACCATTTAATCTCCATCCCGAGCTCAACAAAAACGTGGCTCTGCTGCGGATTTACCCGGGAATAAGTGTCGATGTGGTAAGGGCCTTCCTAAAGGACCCCATAAAAGGTGTTGTCCTGCAGACCTATGGGGCCGGCAACTTTCCGGTCAATCGTGAAGATTTGCTCGATGAACTGAGAGAGGCGGTTCACAGGTGCGTCATTATCGTGAACATCACCCAGTGCTCGGCGGGCATGGTCTCCAACTCTTATGAGACGAGCCAAGCCCTGGTCGAAGTGGGCGTAATCCCCGGCTATGACATGACGCAGGAGGCTGCCTTCACCAAGCTGGCCTATGTGCTCTCCAAGCCCGAGTGGGATGTGGCCAACAAGAAAAAGGTGATGCTGCTGAGTCTGCGCGGTGAGCTGACCACCAACAAGGTGGCCAAGATCAATGACATCGACCTGATCGAGGGCGTTGCCCGCACCCTGCACATGTCCACGGCGCTGGAACGGCAGCAGATGTGCTCCACATTCTATCCCGCTCTGGTGGCGGCCGCAGTCACCGAAGGTGATGTCCACAAGTTGGGCGATCTCAAGCAGTACGGCGCCAATCTGTGCGACACCAACTGCGATGGACGCTCCGCCATGCACTTGGCCTGCTTCCTGGGCAAGCTGAACTGCGTCTGCTTCCTGATTTCCTCGGGCTGTCCGGTTAATGTCCACGATCGATTCAACCGCACGCCATTGCACGAGGCCATCGACACGGACAATCATGATATCATCAAGGCGCTGCTCAAGAGCGGGGCCAAGCTCAACGACCAGCCGCTGGTCCAGGCGGAGCTGCTGCGTGCCCTCACGGAGCGAGGTAAGATCAAGCGACTGGAGTCCTTCCGATTGGCCGGGGCCAATCTCACGCTGGCCGATCGGACGGGACGAACGGCCTTGCACTACGCCTGCCAGCTGGGCAACCACGAGGTGGTGGAGTACCTGCTGCCGCACTACAAGAATCCGTACCTCAAGGATGAGCTGGGCATGTCGCCCATCGATTACGCCAAGGCAGCCAATCATGCCCACATCCTGACCCTGCTGCGATTCCGGGAGACCGAGTTGGCCAAGGAAGATCCCTGTTCCTGTTCGAATTAG